In the genome of Verrucomicrobiales bacterium, one region contains:
- a CDS encoding S8 family serine peptidase, which yields MKRLPFLLSLLSLLSCLSLGADTVPLRLELPAGTSLFGNPMDVTDGKETNTLNQIFGLPARKDLKSGFFQKFNNASASWETSRYEPLRNSWAPNLVLNPGEGGVLVLDQGLALDLIGTPRTQVVPLSLLTGPQLRSRQILPRSDVVSDSGLRLVDGLSLTFLRKGSYVVFQFELLSDEGWSPVAPEAQIGEAFWVNGTPVLGLRLVGPTPLESKVLSGQTITLSVRVVTIVPDALVQLQWFQNDVAIPGATGESLTVTLANGKPRDERFHVVARSLLDQARSETAVVHVSDPLQIIEAPVAQTVFEGEPARFCIRVAGQEDDLFQYRWQRLGAVELVDQTNACLEIASASLADAGQYQVTVVHSTSGQTLTSEPVELKVLQRVQITRHPSSQTVVAGASTEFCVEATGAPPLEYQWLHNQEVIPGAVGACLRLDEVQSLNAGDYQVVVSQPASETSVKSQVAKLVVGARLQIVQQPPSTNVLEGTPVQLCVQAVGMEPLQYRWFHNRQPIPDGTNACLRLRPARLNSAGDYRVQVTDSSGVVVSDVARVEVRRKPIEIDPDAPGYVRGVLVLRFIEDLARPLSEALQAGVPFAQLPFPEEMRALHRIYQATAIRRAHPRIEKSAQQLEHIFILTLNRNLDMRQAAKDYQALRWVDFAEPDPIVKAFLAPNDTLYPMLWGMQTIRADVAWNTANGAGVVIAVIDSGVDYTQCDLQPNIWQNPGETGLDGMGNNKATNGIDDDGNGLIDDVRGWDFVDNDNAPLDGAGHGTHVAGTVAAVGNNAEGVIGIAYGAKIMVVRGLNDTGGGDFADLMNCMVYAADNGAQIINNSWGGPFTTAWGDAVVDYAHSKGVLIVSAAGNDGSQTCGNFPANSENSMAVGAVEPFDVLSYYSNYGVKTDVVAPGGDNFGPPNDIVSVLAPTSAEATSGAPTFPGGCGSYLSLAGTSMASPHVAGLAALVWQLHPTWSAEEVKQVLRQACVPLGAAGANGFDSTFGFGRIDAPNALLPVTPPPIASLIYPRNCSSVICGPSAPTVDLIGHAGGVGFTHYDIQVAPGLDPSPGTFTTLFTSATPVAGGILMNNLQLQTLSSGTYTLRVVSYNNLGQRSEDRNEVVFRSVFLSLPTPKQYVREASIPVHGEVPAALQRVVAGSLVPDPIVQYSLYWKTPSGSPQLFHSAASGVSGFMANWTTTTVPEGDVYIQLKAEYASGAVFTDEVLVLVDKLIRDGWPVTLNETLTLKSPMMADLDGDGANEVIYGASVFQADGSIRPGWDNAPGLGRSNPAVVDAVNQDGKLEVVAAIFSEYFHSDTNAPNCGGPVIYCYPHTGKASPYWSFAAQHPTFPGGCDNIGIPSTVSAGDLDGDGKLEIVFSVNYILPPTPQTTVYVLDAATGVLKSSRTVIGYSASSIALANLDAAMDVSLELVISRFYSLGSATYVMKLVGGNLVDIPGWPIAVGNDSSDPVVADVDHDGRFEILLGDRLWHADGTAFAGWPISGSLHTTGALVPVCDVDCELDVVLGTDFDTAIRIVDEDKSLQTEVPVTDEDMLTILIPENSSQGVPIVADVTGDGCAEVIRPGPLGYSDGRPNRLYATTTNQFPRHVFESRGTLRSSALVEDLDQDGKTDLLIAGGGKLYAWNLKTTYCPKNPWPMFQHDLAHTGTLPLPAGNARDLYIEDTPYSWKGAPDTGAEPDPGMTGLHMWCSRGIWLLKDCDPVEGNNFRMHQNPEFGQQNCVYAKVCNRGCIAVTNGIVEFYYTKASAGLCWPGAWTLAGSVAITNVPAYGWSLAALPWFPPGLGHYCLLARVISPDDPIGLTTPACIDDYVRLNNNIAWRNVNVLDLEQATTASFEFRVHNIELVPKFATLRLTADGDFFGNGGLAEVDLRTLFHRWETNGFAGSNVTPIGGTHVKLLGSPADMAGIYLGPDEERVVQVTITVPHPVPVAGLKAIFNLEVLQIVDAVVVGGVAYEVSTRGEDTDTDGDGIPDVSDPDDDNDGIPDNVDPNPLISDLPVPNAACVAGKPYIFRGGLRDLAALPLDSVYRGYCLGTAYPEAHWKQFDESLHSYVFGMTLNGLPSGIAKGELSLVARPLSSFATNNSLGLGIIPPCATPAFAWYSPFRSLPEAGSTWELNPLTRFQLDLGGLPPNGNLATNLLTKLNADHALDLYVQRETLLDWLELRVWTCPAAVFAQGLPHRALGVASLTNSVDGHLLMSNLGNTGGDGAYAHLGQAQGWSVTPEPLDPAALSTGAFVQFMTAGAATGDGNRLLGRARVEDTGTELAASFDFNTLGASHYTLWVKSNGVVLATLTNRSGVAASVSGVQTVTASDSGAILGLTGGDNAAVFRLRLAASGNLSVPGVGSFTGDELCAVPELGTIVLVIDYRQGVFVNTAKLSSLALSNETVQVLNHGFVAEGEATLNASGSFLLVSGLGNGGGDRVRASLTQPSSSVTIGLGELRDSVSSETWETVNGSWVESTLIGSLNSVADTELAKVKVSLINPGGGLPFQVDAAASALGVVSFQANVVSNGITVASTSVPTGTPIATSGQAPRSVGHVWGTEAMLLDFPPGTAFLLNGSPVNGDHLEIVPSGVVGTINAHQSVQLASSGLQELVISSLCERVGNVCDPTSLQVATSGDGTAVLYWEGCGYHLQASSSIELPGQWVDLSSSSPVALAADQPYRWFRLVCP from the coding sequence ATGAAACGCCTCCCCTTTCTCTTAAGTCTTCTCTCCCTCTTGTCCTGCCTGAGCCTGGGGGCCGATACCGTGCCGCTGCGTCTGGAGTTGCCCGCCGGTACCAGCCTCTTCGGGAATCCGATGGATGTGACGGATGGCAAGGAGACAAATACCCTGAACCAGATCTTCGGATTGCCCGCCCGCAAGGATCTGAAGAGCGGCTTTTTTCAGAAGTTTAACAATGCCTCGGCTTCCTGGGAGACGTCACGGTACGAACCGCTTCGGAACAGCTGGGCGCCTAATCTCGTGTTGAACCCGGGGGAGGGAGGCGTGTTGGTTCTGGATCAGGGATTAGCCCTGGATCTCATCGGTACTCCACGGACTCAGGTCGTTCCCCTTTCACTCCTTACCGGTCCCCAGCTGCGCAGTCGACAGATTCTCCCACGTTCCGATGTGGTGTCGGACTCCGGGCTCCGGCTCGTGGATGGCTTGAGCCTCACATTCCTGAGAAAGGGCAGCTATGTGGTTTTCCAATTCGAGTTGCTGAGCGATGAGGGGTGGAGTCCCGTGGCACCCGAGGCTCAGATTGGAGAGGCATTTTGGGTCAATGGGACACCGGTCCTGGGGTTGCGACTTGTGGGGCCGACTCCGCTAGAATCCAAGGTTCTCTCGGGCCAAACGATCACTCTCTCGGTGCGTGTCGTCACGATCGTGCCTGATGCGCTGGTCCAACTGCAGTGGTTTCAGAACGACGTAGCCATCCCGGGTGCGACCGGGGAAAGCCTCACCGTTACCCTCGCCAACGGTAAGCCTCGGGATGAGCGGTTTCACGTCGTAGCCCGATCCTTGCTGGACCAGGCCAGGAGCGAGACCGCCGTGGTCCATGTGAGCGATCCCCTCCAGATCATCGAGGCTCCCGTCGCTCAAACGGTGTTCGAAGGGGAGCCCGCTCGTTTTTGCATTCGAGTCGCCGGGCAGGAAGACGACCTCTTTCAATACCGATGGCAGCGCCTAGGTGCGGTCGAACTCGTGGATCAGACCAATGCCTGTCTCGAAATCGCGTCGGCCAGTCTGGCTGACGCAGGGCAATATCAGGTCACGGTGGTTCACTCCACCAGCGGTCAGACTCTGACCAGCGAACCGGTGGAGTTGAAGGTGCTGCAGCGCGTCCAGATTACGCGTCACCCCTCGTCTCAAACCGTGGTGGCCGGTGCGTCAACCGAGTTCTGCGTGGAGGCTACGGGTGCCCCGCCTTTGGAATATCAATGGTTGCACAACCAGGAAGTCATCCCGGGAGCTGTTGGCGCTTGTTTGAGGCTCGACGAGGTGCAGTCCCTGAACGCAGGTGACTACCAGGTCGTGGTTTCGCAGCCAGCCTCGGAAACTTCGGTGAAGAGCCAAGTGGCCAAGCTGGTCGTCGGGGCGCGACTCCAAATCGTCCAGCAGCCCCCTTCGACCAATGTGCTCGAAGGGACGCCGGTTCAACTCTGCGTTCAGGCCGTGGGTATGGAGCCTCTTCAATACCGATGGTTCCACAATCGGCAGCCCATTCCCGACGGCACCAACGCGTGCCTGCGGTTGCGGCCGGCGCGGTTGAACAGTGCGGGGGACTATCGGGTGCAGGTGACGGATTCCAGCGGTGTGGTCGTGAGCGACGTCGCTCGGGTGGAGGTGCGACGCAAACCGATCGAAATCGACCCGGACGCTCCCGGATATGTGCGCGGCGTGCTGGTCCTTCGTTTCATCGAGGACCTGGCTCGCCCGCTCAGCGAAGCCCTTCAAGCGGGGGTGCCTTTTGCCCAGCTTCCATTCCCGGAGGAAATGCGCGCTCTCCATCGGATCTATCAAGCCACCGCGATCCGACGCGCCCATCCTCGCATCGAGAAGTCCGCTCAGCAGCTGGAGCATATCTTCATTCTGACGCTGAATCGCAACCTGGATATGCGGCAGGCGGCCAAGGATTACCAAGCACTGCGCTGGGTTGACTTCGCTGAGCCCGATCCGATCGTCAAAGCCTTTCTGGCGCCGAACGATACTCTCTACCCCATGCTGTGGGGCATGCAGACCATTCGCGCGGATGTGGCGTGGAACACGGCGAACGGCGCCGGGGTCGTGATTGCCGTGATCGATAGCGGCGTCGACTACACTCAGTGCGATCTTCAGCCCAACATCTGGCAGAATCCGGGCGAGACCGGTTTGGATGGCATGGGCAACAATAAAGCGACGAACGGGATCGATGACGATGGCAATGGGCTGATCGACGATGTGCGGGGATGGGACTTCGTGGACAATGACAACGCGCCCTTGGATGGAGCGGGTCACGGCACTCACGTGGCTGGAACTGTCGCCGCGGTCGGCAACAACGCCGAGGGCGTGATCGGCATCGCTTACGGAGCGAAGATCATGGTGGTGCGAGGATTGAACGATACGGGCGGTGGAGACTTTGCCGATCTCATGAACTGCATGGTCTACGCGGCCGACAATGGCGCGCAGATCATCAACAACAGCTGGGGTGGTCCTTTCACCACGGCCTGGGGCGATGCGGTCGTGGACTACGCTCATAGCAAGGGCGTGCTGATCGTGTCGGCCGCCGGCAACGATGGCAGCCAAACTTGCGGAAACTTTCCGGCGAACTCCGAAAACAGCATGGCGGTCGGAGCGGTGGAACCTTTCGACGTGCTTTCCTATTACTCCAACTATGGTGTGAAGACGGATGTGGTCGCGCCGGGCGGAGACAACTTTGGACCGCCCAACGACATTGTGTCGGTCCTGGCGCCGACGTCCGCCGAGGCCACCTCGGGCGCTCCCACGTTTCCCGGGGGTTGTGGCAGCTATCTTTCCCTGGCTGGCACCTCGATGGCCAGTCCGCACGTGGCCGGGTTGGCCGCCCTGGTCTGGCAGTTGCATCCCACCTGGTCCGCCGAGGAGGTGAAGCAGGTGCTCCGACAGGCGTGTGTTCCGCTGGGCGCCGCCGGAGCCAATGGCTTCGACTCCACATTTGGGTTTGGACGGATCGATGCTCCTAACGCCCTCTTGCCCGTGACTCCTCCCCCGATCGCTTCGCTGATCTACCCGCGCAATTGTTCCAGCGTGATTTGCGGGCCCTCGGCGCCCACGGTAGATCTCATCGGACATGCCGGCGGAGTTGGATTCACTCACTATGACATTCAAGTCGCCCCGGGACTGGACCCTTCACCAGGAACCTTCACAACGCTGTTCACGTCGGCCACCCCGGTGGCTGGGGGAATCCTGATGAACAATCTTCAGCTGCAAACCTTGTCCAGCGGGACTTACACATTGAGGGTGGTCAGTTACAATAATCTGGGACAGCGCAGCGAAGACCGCAATGAGGTGGTTTTTCGATCCGTATTTCTGAGTCTCCCCACTCCCAAGCAATACGTGCGCGAGGCCAGCATTCCGGTGCACGGCGAAGTGCCCGCCGCCTTGCAGCGGGTGGTGGCGGGTAGCCTGGTGCCGGATCCCATCGTTCAGTATTCGCTCTACTGGAAGACTCCCTCCGGATCGCCGCAGCTCTTCCACAGTGCGGCTTCGGGCGTTTCAGGCTTCATGGCCAACTGGACCACCACGACGGTGCCCGAGGGCGACGTTTACATTCAACTCAAGGCGGAATATGCAAGCGGCGCGGTCTTCACTGACGAAGTGTTGGTGTTGGTGGACAAGCTGATTCGGGACGGATGGCCGGTGACGCTGAACGAGACGCTCACCTTGAAGTCTCCCATGATGGCGGATCTCGATGGCGATGGTGCCAATGAGGTCATCTATGGGGCTTCGGTGTTCCAGGCCGACGGCTCCATCCGGCCCGGATGGGACAATGCACCGGGCTTGGGTCGGTCCAATCCTGCGGTGGTCGATGCCGTCAATCAGGACGGAAAACTCGAAGTCGTAGCGGCTATCTTCAGCGAGTATTTTCATTCCGACACCAACGCTCCGAATTGCGGCGGACCAGTCATCTACTGCTACCCACATACGGGAAAAGCCTCTCCCTATTGGAGCTTCGCTGCCCAGCATCCGACGTTTCCGGGAGGATGCGACAATATTGGGATTCCTTCCACGGTCTCCGCCGGAGATCTGGACGGCGATGGAAAGCTGGAGATTGTTTTCTCGGTCAACTACATCCTGCCTCCGACCCCGCAGACCACCGTTTACGTTCTGGATGCCGCCACCGGCGTGCTGAAGTCGAGCCGCACCGTGATTGGCTATTCGGCCAGTTCCATCGCCCTGGCCAATCTGGACGCGGCTATGGATGTATCGCTGGAGCTGGTGATAAGCCGGTTTTACAGCCTGGGCAGCGCCACCTACGTCATGAAGTTGGTGGGGGGTAACCTGGTGGACATTCCTGGCTGGCCGATCGCCGTTGGAAATGATTCTTCCGACCCCGTTGTCGCGGATGTGGATCATGACGGCCGGTTTGAGATTTTGCTGGGTGACCGCCTCTGGCACGCCGATGGAACGGCTTTTGCCGGCTGGCCCATCTCGGGATCTCTGCACACCACCGGAGCGTTGGTCCCGGTGTGTGACGTCGATTGTGAACTCGATGTGGTTCTGGGGACCGACTTTGACACAGCGATCCGGATTGTGGACGAGGACAAGAGCTTACAGACCGAGGTTCCGGTGACCGATGAAGACATGCTTACGATCTTGATTCCCGAGAACTCGAGTCAGGGCGTGCCCATTGTGGCGGATGTGACTGGTGACGGCTGCGCCGAAGTGATCCGGCCCGGGCCGCTGGGGTACAGCGATGGACGTCCGAATCGTTTGTATGCCACCACGACCAACCAGTTTCCCCGCCACGTATTCGAATCGCGGGGCACTTTGCGATCCTCGGCGCTGGTCGAGGATTTGGATCAGGACGGTAAGACGGATCTGTTGATTGCGGGCGGTGGTAAGCTCTACGCGTGGAATCTCAAGACGACCTACTGTCCCAAAAACCCCTGGCCGATGTTCCAGCACGACCTCGCGCACACCGGAACGCTCCCGCTTCCGGCAGGAAACGCGCGGGATCTGTACATCGAGGATACGCCCTACAGTTGGAAGGGAGCGCCTGACACCGGGGCCGAGCCGGATCCCGGCATGACCGGCTTGCACATGTGGTGCAGCCGCGGCATTTGGCTGCTGAAGGACTGTGATCCGGTGGAAGGTAACAATTTTCGGATGCACCAGAACCCGGAGTTTGGTCAGCAGAACTGTGTGTATGCGAAGGTGTGTAACCGTGGCTGCATTGCGGTGACCAATGGTATTGTGGAGTTCTATTACACGAAGGCGAGCGCCGGACTCTGTTGGCCGGGGGCCTGGACGCTGGCGGGTAGTGTGGCGATAACCAATGTCCCGGCCTATGGATGGAGCTTGGCGGCCCTGCCTTGGTTCCCGCCTGGTCTGGGCCACTACTGCCTCTTGGCTCGGGTCATCAGCCCCGATGATCCCATCGGCCTGACTACCCCCGCGTGCATTGATGACTATGTGCGGCTCAACAACAACATCGCCTGGCGCAACGTGAACGTGCTGGATCTGGAGCAGGCCACTACGGCGAGCTTCGAGTTTCGGGTGCACAACATCGAGCTGGTTCCCAAGTTCGCCACGTTGCGCCTCACGGCCGATGGGGACTTTTTTGGCAATGGCGGCTTGGCGGAAGTGGATCTGCGAACCTTGTTCCACCGCTGGGAGACCAATGGCTTCGCCGGGTCGAACGTCACGCCGATTGGCGGCACCCATGTTAAACTGCTCGGCTCGCCGGCGGATATGGCAGGCATCTACCTCGGTCCGGACGAGGAGCGAGTGGTGCAGGTGACGATCACGGTTCCTCATCCCGTTCCGGTGGCCGGGTTGAAAGCGATTTTCAATCTGGAGGTGCTGCAGATCGTGGATGCGGTGGTCGTGGGCGGAGTGGCTTACGAAGTCAGCACGCGCGGGGAGGATACGGACACGGATGGCGATGGCATTCCGGATGTCTCTGATCCTGACGATGACAACGATGGGATTCCCGACAACGTCGATCCCAACCCGTTGATCTCGGATCTACCGGTGCCGAACGCCGCTTGCGTGGCAGGCAAGCCCTATATTTTCCGCGGAGGGTTGCGTGATCTGGCGGCGCTGCCGCTCGATTCGGTTTATCGTGGATACTGTCTGGGAACCGCGTATCCGGAGGCGCACTGGAAGCAGTTCGACGAATCTCTGCACTCCTATGTGTTCGGCATGACTCTCAACGGTCTTCCTTCGGGCATCGCCAAGGGTGAACTGTCACTCGTGGCTCGGCCGCTCAGTTCGTTTGCCACCAACAATTCCCTCGGATTGGGGATTATTCCGCCCTGCGCTACGCCGGCCTTCGCTTGGTACAGTCCGTTCCGGTCATTACCGGAGGCGGGCTCGACCTGGGAGCTGAACCCCCTGACGCGCTTCCAACTCGATTTAGGCGGGCTTCCTCCGAATGGAAACCTCGCGACCAATCTTCTGACCAAACTGAACGCCGATCATGCGCTGGATCTTTATGTCCAGCGTGAGACGTTGCTCGATTGGCTGGAATTGCGGGTTTGGACTTGCCCGGCCGCGGTTTTCGCGCAGGGATTGCCCCACCGAGCCCTGGGCGTCGCTTCGCTGACGAACAGTGTGGACGGCCATTTGCTGATGAGCAACTTGGGCAATACCGGAGGTGACGGTGCTTACGCGCATCTGGGCCAGGCCCAGGGCTGGAGTGTGACCCCAGAGCCCCTCGATCCGGCCGCGCTTTCGACGGGCGCTTTCGTGCAATTCATGACGGCTGGAGCGGCGACCGGGGATGGCAACCGCCTGCTGGGCCGTGCCCGGGTGGAGGACACGGGGACCGAACTGGCGGCCAGCTTTGATTTCAATACGCTGGGCGCTTCGCACTACACCCTGTGGGTGAAGAGTAACGGGGTGGTGTTGGCCACGCTGACGAACCGATCGGGTGTGGCCGCTTCCGTGTCGGGAGTGCAGACGGTGACTGCTAGCGACTCGGGCGCGATTCTGGGTCTGACCGGAGGCGACAATGCGGCGGTGTTCCGGTTGCGACTCGCAGCATCGGGCAACTTAAGCGTTCCCGGTGTCGGCAGCTTTACGGGCGACGAGCTGTGCGCCGTGCCTGAGCTGGGAACCATTGTGTTGGTCATCGACTACCGTCAGGGTGTCTTCGTCAATACCGCTAAGTTGTCCTCACTCGCACTTTCCAACGAAACAGTTCAAGTGCTGAATCATGGTTTTGTGGCCGAAGGCGAAGCGACTTTGAATGCGAGTGGCTCGTTCCTCTTGGTCTCTGGACTGGGCAACGGGGGTGGCGACCGCGTTCGCGCCTCACTTACTCAGCCGTCCTCGAGTGTGACGATCGGATTGGGAGAGTTGCGCGACAGCGTTTCGTCGGAGACTTGGGAGACGGTCAATGGCTCGTGGGTGGAATCAACCCTAATCGGCTCGCTGAACTCGGTGGCCGACACCGAATTGGCCAAGGTCAAGGTCAGCCTGATCAATCCGGGGGGCGGGCTGCCGTTCCAGGTCGATGCGGCGGCGTCGGCTTTGGGCGTTGTCTCCTTCCAGGCGAATGTGGTCAGCAACGGCATCACCGTCGCCTCGACCTCGGTGCCGACCGGCACGCCGATCGCCACCTCCGGCCAAGCACCGCGCTCCGTGGGTCATGTCTGGGGCACGGAAGCGATGCTCCTGGATTTCCCGCCGGGCACCGCGTTCCTGCTGAACGGAAGCCCGGTGAACGGCGACCATTTGGAAATCGTTCCTTCCGGTGTGGTGGGAACCATCAACGCCCATCAGTCCGTTCAGTTGGCGTCGTCTGGGCTGCAGGAGTTGGTGATCTCGAGTCTGTGCGAGCGGGTGGGGAATGTGTGCGATCCGACCTCGCTTCAGGTAGCGACGTCGGGTGACGGAACGGCGGTTTTGTATTGGGAAGGCTGCGGATACCATCTTCAGGCTTCGAGTTCCATCGAGTTGCCCGGTCAGTGGGTGGATCTGTCGAGTTCGTCGCCGGTGGCGTTGGCCGCTGATCAACCCTATCGCTGGTTCCGTCTCGTTTGCCCGTAA
- a CDS encoding sulfatase, with product MSSLRRCLRGASALTPVWGLGVALFLGALSGAHLSLSAASRSPNILVLVADQWRAQAFGIEGDPNARTPHFDQLARESVRLVNAVSALPVCSPTRASLLTGQRPLRHGVFVNDVPLATNAVTIAKVLSAQGYDTAYIGKWHVDGRGRSSYIPPERRQGFDYWKVLECTHDYTNSAYYGDSPQKQVWPGYDAVAQTRDACEYLRGRGARSKPFLMFLAWGPPHDPYFTAPAAYRERFKPEQMLVRPNAPEAMRTEVRKILAGYYAHCSALDDCLAELRRTLKETGLGEDTILVFTADHGDMLGSHGLFKKQKPYDESVRVPLWFHWPKGFSRDGTTLPAPMNTEDLMPTLLGLSGVPIPTSVQGIDYSAYLKGGPNPGDNAAMILCVSPFGEWERRVGGKEYRGLRTPTHTYVRDLQGPWLLFDNVADPYQTNNLIARLESRAVKEALDQRLLRKLEEQHDAFEPGKAYLDRWNYRVNAFGTMPYAP from the coding sequence GTGAGCTCACTGCGACGCTGTTTACGCGGGGCATCGGCCTTGACGCCGGTTTGGGGACTGGGAGTTGCCCTGTTCCTCGGCGCTCTCAGCGGTGCGCACTTGAGCCTTTCGGCGGCCAGCCGTTCTCCGAATATCCTTGTTTTGGTGGCGGACCAATGGCGGGCTCAAGCCTTCGGCATTGAAGGCGATCCGAACGCCCGGACGCCTCATTTCGATCAACTGGCGCGCGAAAGCGTCCGGCTGGTCAATGCGGTGAGTGCGCTGCCGGTGTGTTCTCCGACTCGAGCCAGTCTTCTCACGGGGCAACGTCCCTTGCGGCACGGAGTGTTCGTGAACGATGTGCCGCTGGCCACCAACGCGGTCACGATCGCCAAGGTTCTTTCCGCGCAGGGCTACGACACCGCTTACATTGGGAAGTGGCATGTCGATGGACGAGGGCGGTCCAGTTACATTCCTCCGGAGAGGCGGCAGGGGTTTGACTATTGGAAAGTCCTCGAGTGCACCCACGACTACACCAACTCGGCCTACTACGGCGATTCGCCGCAGAAGCAAGTGTGGCCGGGTTACGATGCCGTCGCTCAAACGCGGGATGCCTGCGAGTATCTGCGGGGCAGGGGGGCTCGCTCCAAACCGTTCCTGATGTTCCTCGCTTGGGGGCCGCCGCATGATCCCTATTTCACCGCGCCGGCGGCGTATCGCGAGCGCTTTAAGCCTGAGCAGATGCTGGTGAGGCCCAATGCGCCCGAAGCGATGCGCACCGAGGTGCGCAAGATTCTGGCGGGCTATTATGCTCATTGCAGTGCGTTGGACGATTGTCTGGCGGAGCTACGTCGCACCTTGAAGGAGACCGGGTTGGGCGAGGACACCATCCTGGTCTTCACGGCAGATCACGGGGACATGTTGGGATCTCATGGTCTTTTTAAGAAGCAGAAGCCCTACGACGAATCCGTGCGCGTTCCGCTGTGGTTTCATTGGCCGAAGGGCTTTTCTCGAGACGGGACTACGCTGCCTGCACCGATGAACACGGAGGACTTGATGCCGACGCTACTGGGACTCAGCGGCGTGCCTATCCCTACCTCGGTGCAGGGAATTGATTACTCCGCCTACCTCAAAGGTGGACCGAATCCCGGCGACAACGCTGCGATGATCCTCTGCGTGTCTCCGTTTGGAGAATGGGAGCGTCGGGTGGGTGGAAAGGAATATCGCGGACTTCGAACCCCCACGCACACCTATGTGCGGGACCTCCAGGGACCCTGGCTTCTGTTCGACAACGTGGCCGATCCTTACCAGACCAACAACCTCATTGCTCGCTTGGAGAGCCGAGCTGTGAAGGAGGCTTTGGACCAGCGGCTCCTCCGGAAACTGGAGGAGCAGCACGATGCTTTCGAACCGGGCAAGGCGTATCTGGACCGGTGGAACTATCGCGTGAACGCCTTTGGGACGATGCCCTACGCACCCTGA
- a CDS encoding DUF1501 domain-containing protein, with product MNEREQLFAALSRRHFFGRSARGLGGLALASLLNRDRSLRAAPAGGDRSPIATSAGILNPLHLAPKAKRVIYLFQSGAPSQLDLYDYKPKLIELNGKPMPESYTKGQRIAQLAGQKLTCVGTKFKFKKHGQSGAELSELLPHIAGVADDIAVIRSLHTEAINHDPGVTMMQTGSTQAGRPSMGSWISYGLGSENDQLPAFVVLASGFGQDQPLLTRYWGSGFLPSNHQGVEFRSQGEPILFVSNPKGLSDKVRRRILDGVRDINQMKLEAIGDPEINTRIQAYEMAYRMQTSVPELMDLKQEPQHILESYGAEPGKSSFANNCLLARRLVERGVRFVQLYHRGWDHHGSLPSEITRTCQAVDRPSAALIHDLKQRGLLEDTLVIWGGEFGRTPMNQGDMGNGNYGRDHHMKSFTVWMAGGGIKPGITVGATDELGYNVVEDAVTVNDFQATVMHCLGIEHTQLTYRFQGRDFRLTDVSGDVVKRILA from the coding sequence ATGAATGAACGAGAACAATTATTCGCCGCGTTGAGTCGCCGTCACTTCTTTGGGCGCTCCGCTCGTGGGCTCGGAGGACTGGCGCTGGCCTCGCTGCTCAATCGGGATCGCTCCTTGAGGGCTGCGCCGGCCGGCGGCGATCGCAGCCCCATCGCCACGTCGGCCGGGATCCTGAATCCTCTGCACCTGGCGCCGAAGGCCAAGCGCGTGATCTACCTCTTTCAGTCGGGCGCCCCGAGTCAGCTGGATCTTTATGACTACAAGCCGAAGCTGATCGAGCTGAATGGGAAGCCGATGCCGGAAAGCTACACCAAGGGGCAGCGGATCGCCCAGCTGGCCGGTCAAAAGCTCACCTGTGTGGGAACGAAGTTTAAGTTTAAGAAGCACGGGCAATCGGGCGCCGAGCTTTCTGAGCTGTTGCCGCATATCGCCGGTGTCGCCGATGACATCGCGGTCATTCGCTCACTTCACACCGAAGCGATCAACCATGATCCGGGTGTCACGATGATGCAGACCGGCAGCACCCAGGCGGGCCGGCCTTCGATGGGGTCCTGGATCTCCTATGGGCTGGGCAGCGAGAATGATCAGTTGCCGGCTTTTGTGGTGCTGGCCTCTGGCTTTGGCCAGGACCAGCCGCTGCTAACCCGCTACTGGGGAAGCGGGTTCCTGCCCAGCAATCATCAGGGCGTCGAGTTTCGGTCGCAGGGTGAGCCCATTTTGTTTGTGTCCAATCCCAAAGGTCTCAGCGACAAAGTGCGTCGACGCATTTTGGATGGCGTTCGGGATATCAACCAAATGAAGCTGGAGGCGATAGGAGATCCCGAGATCAACACGCGGATCCAAGCCTACGAGATGGCTTACCGCATGCAGACCAGCGTTCCGGAGCTGATGGATCTCAAACAGGAACCGCAGCATATCCTGGAGAGCTATGGAGCCGAGCCGGGCAAGTCGTCTTTTGCCAACAACTGCTTGCTCGCCCGGCGGTTGGTGGAGCGCGGAGTCCGGTTCGTGCAGTTGTATCATCGCGGATGGGATCATCACGGCAGCCTGCCTTCCGAGATCACCCGGACTTGCCAGGCGGTGGATCGGCCGTCGGCAGCGTTGATCCATGACCTCAAACAGCGCGGTTTGTTGGAGGACACCCTGGTTATCTGGGGTGGCGAGTTCGGCCGAACCCCCATGAACCAAGGCGATATGGGCAACGGCAACTATGGTCGCGACCATCATATGAAGTCGTTTACCGTCTGGATGGCGGGAGGCGGGATCAAGCCGGGCATCACCGTGGGTGCCACCGATGAGCTTGGTTACAACGTCGTGGAGGATGCGGTGACGGTCAATGATTTCCAAGCGACCGTCATGCATTGTCTGGGAATCGAGCACACCCAGTTGACCTATCGCTTCCAAGGTCGGGATTTCCGCCTGACCGACGTGTCGGGGGATGTCGTGAAGCGGATCCTGGCGTGA